In Xiphias gladius isolate SHS-SW01 ecotype Sanya breed wild chromosome 6, ASM1685928v1, whole genome shotgun sequence, a single genomic region encodes these proteins:
- the ccn1 gene encoding CCN family member 1 has translation MLMLTVVVALFGSLNLVPASAASCPSVCECPLEMPKCAPGVSVVLDGCGCCKVCARQLNEDCSLTEPCDHTKGLECNFGASFAAATTRGICRAKSEGRPCEYNSRIYQNGESFQPNCKHQCTCIDGAVGCVPLCPQELSLPNLGCANPRLVKVAGQCCEEWVCDDGKETDILERIFGKDTMTDELERDLTNRNELIAIVKGGLKSLPAFRPQPEVHMFDSQKCIVQTTPWSQCSKSCGTGISTRVTNNNSECKLVKESRICEVRPCTQSPYSSLKKGKKCSRTKKSSQPVKFTYAGCSSLKKYRPKYCGACVDGRCCSPHDTRTIRVKFRCEDGETFNKNIMMIESCKCTYNCPHANEASYPFYRLSNDIHKFRD, from the exons ATGCTGATGCTCACCGTTGTCGTTGCCCTCTTTGGGAGTCTGAACTTG GTCCCCGCCTCCGCCGCCTCTTGCCCCTCCGTGTGTGAGTGTCCGCTGGAGATGCCCAAGTGCGCACCCGGCGTGAGCGTCGTCCTGGACGGCTGCGGCTGCTGCAAAGTGTGCGCCAGGCAGCTGAACGAGGACTGCAGCCTGACCGAGCCTTGTGACCACACTAAAGGGCTGGAGTGTAACTTTGGGGCCAGCTTTGCTGCTGCTACCACTCGTGGCATCTGCCGAG CCAAGTCAGAGGGCAGACCCTGCGAGTACAATAGCAGGATCTACCAGAACGGAGAGAGTTTCCAGCCCAACTGTAAACACCAGTGCACATGCATCGACGGGGCAGTGGGCTGTGTCCCGCTGTGCCCACAGGAGCTCTCCCTACCCAACCTGGGCTGTGCCAACCCCAGGCTGGTCAAGGTTGCAGGCCAGTGCTGCGAGGAGTGGGTGTGCGATGATGGCAAGGAGACAGACATCCTGGAGAGGATCTTTGGAAAAGACACAATGACTGATGAATTGGAAAGAGACCTCACCAACAGGAATGAGCTCATTGCGATTGTCAAGGGAGGACTCAAGTCTCTACCTG CATTCAGACCACAGCCTGAAGTCCACATGTTTGACAGCCAGAAGTGCATCGTCCAAACCACACCTTGGTCCCAGTGCTCCAAGAGCTGTGGAACTGGCATCTCCACCAGAGTCACCAACAACAACAGCGAGTGCAAGCTGGTCAAAGAGTCGAGAATCTGTGAAGTGCGGCCATGCACCCAGTCACCTTACTCCAGTCTGAAG AAAGGAAAGAAGTGTAGCAGAACCAAGAAGTCCAGTCAGCCAGTGAAGTTCACCTACGCCGGCTGCTCCAGCCTGAAGAAGTACAGGCCTAAGTACTGCGGAGCCTGCGTGGACGGGCGCTGCTGCAGCCCCCACGACACCAGAACAATCCGGGTCAAGTTCCGCTGCGAGGATGGCGAGACCTTCAACAAGAACATCATGATGATCGAGTCCTGCAAGTGCACTTACAACTGTCCCCATGCCAACGAAGCCTCCTACCCCTTCTACCGCCTCTCCAACGACATCCACAAGTTCAGAGACTGA